The sequence CTGCCCGATGGACACCACCCCGCATCGATCATCGCTTTGCGCGTCAGGTTGAGTGTCATGCGGCAGGAAGCGAAGAACGGCGCGTGCTCGGATGGGGGCAAGTGGCGAACAAAGTACATATTGGACGACCAGGGAAAATCGTCAGGATATTGCGCTCCGGCGATCAAGAATCGGAGGTCTTGCCGAGCGCGCGCGGCATGTACGAGGAGAGCCTCGAGTGCGATCTGCCGATCTCTCGAATACGTGCCGAGGTAGGAGAGATCGGCGCGATATTGCGGCTGGGACGGGGCAGGTCGGTGAATGTCAGTATCGACGTGATTGTAGAGTGGCCGGACCTCACGAGCTCCAAGGATACGCCGGAAGTCCTCCTGAATCCGGGAGCCGCCGGCGAAGCTGAGGACCAAATCGAAGTCGGATAGGCCACGCGAGCCGATATATGGGACTGGATCGCCAGCTTTCAATCGGGCCAGCGTCACCGGAGTGTCGAGGTCATAAAATATGGAAACAGCGCGGTGTTCGGAGCAGATGAGGTGCGACGCCGCGACGGCATCATGGCAGTAGGACGTGACGATCGCGGCATCCGCCTCGCGAACGTGCCGGCGGGCGCAGGACGATATCTCATCCCAGGACGCGAAGAGTTCGAGGCGGCCTGAGGGGAGCTCGAAGAAGTCTCTCGTGTCGGCATAATATGGCACGTCGCGCTCGAAGAATACGATCGTATGGCCGAGACGCGCGAGGTGCTTGCAGAGGCCACGCCAGAGCGTCGCATGGCCGTTGCCCCAGGAGGACGAGATGGTCAGGCCGAAAATAACGATCTTCACGCCGTCACCCGCTTGTTGATCCCAGTGATTCTGAATCCGTCCCTCTCCGCGCTGAGGGTGCTGATGCTGGATGGATCGATCTCGATCGAGAGAAAGTCGTCGAGCCGCTTGCGTGCATAATGCAGCAGCGCCGCGCGGATTGGCTCGGCATGGCTAACGGCGATGACGGTACCTGCAGAATGATCGTTGCGCAGCTGCTTCAGATGGCCGACGACGCGGTGTTGAAGCGCCCGCATGCTCTCGCCTCGCGGTGGACGGCTGCTGCCGCGTCGCCTATTCCAACGCGACCATTGCGAGTCGTCAACGAGCTCCTCGAAGGACCGGCCGGTCCATTCGCCGTAGTCGAGCTCGTCGAGGGCCGGAACAATCTCGATCGGCAGTCTGAAATGTGCGGCCAAAATGCAGGCTGATTGCATGCAGCGTCGCTGCGGGCTCGATTGGATCAGGTCTGGCCGCGGGCTCACGTTGGCTGCACAGTGCGCCATCTGCTCGCAGCCGATGTCATCGAGCGTGACTCCGTTCATCCGGCCGCACAGCGTGCGGCCGAGCAGGCCGTGGTGACCATGGCGGACAAGATGAATGATCTCGGCCATCAGGTGTACGCCTTGTCGTCGATGAAGGCGCGTGTACGCCGACCAGCCTCCTCGTCGGTGAATTGCTGCGGTGGCGATTTCATGAAATAGCTGGAAGGGCCGGTCAGGGCCCCCCCGCGTCCGCGATCCATCGCGAGTTTTGCGCAGCGGACCGAATCGATCACGACGCCCGCCGAGTTCGGAGAGTCCCAGACCTCGAGTTTGACCTCGGCGCTTAGCGGCACGCCGCCGAACGTCGTGCCTTCGAGCCGAATGAAGGCGAGCTTGCGATCGGTCAACCAAGGGACATGGTCGCTTGGGCCGACGTGAATGTTATCAGGGTGCATCGGGACGTCGAACTGGCTGGTGACCGCCTGGGTCTTGGAGATCTTCTTCGAGGTCAATCGCTCACGTTCCAGCATGTTCTTGAAATCGGTATTGCCGCCGACATTGAGCTGGTAGGTGCGGTCCAGTCGCACGCCGCGGTCGCGAAACAGATTGGCCAGCACGCGGTGCAGGATGGTGGCGCCAACCTGACTCTTGATGTCGTCGCCGATGATTGGAAGTCCTGCATCCTCGAAGCGTCGCCGCCAGTCCGGATTGGACGCGATAAAAACAGGAATGCAGTTGACATAGCCACAGCCAGCTTCGATCGCGCGCGCCGCATACCATTCGCTTGCGCGCTGCGATCCGACGGGCAGGTAGGAGACGAGAACGTCGGTTCGAGACATCGCCAGGACTTCCGAAACGTCGGCTTCGGGGACGTCGGCAATCGGAACGTCATCTTCGAGATAGCGGCCAATGCCGTCCATGGTCGGGCCGCGTTGGACGATAACGCCGGTCTGATCGACATCGCTAAAGCGCTGCGTGTTGTTCGGCTTCGCAAAGATGGCATCGGCGACATCTCGCCCGACCTTGCTGACGTTGACGTCGAAAGCCGACGCGATCTGGATGTCGCTGATGTGATACCCGCCGAGTTCGACGTTCATCAGGCCGGGCACTGGCTCGTTCGAGCTGGCGTTCCGATAGTAGGTGAGCCCCTGAACGAAGGAGCTCGCGCAGTTGCCGACGCCGACGATACCGACCCGCACGCGGCGCCTGTCCTGAAGACGGGAATGCATGGGCTAAACCTCCGGAGAGACGCATGGCGTCAGCGTAAGTAGGTCGACGAACGTGCCGGAAGGTATGTTGGTTCCTGTGCCGGCAGGCGGCGCATCCGCGAGCGGATCGATTCACGGCAAGAAAATACAGTCGGATTAACCTGGGATAGAATCCGTGGCCGGATGAAGGGAACGAACATCATCTTCGATGAAGATGATGAAGATGATGCTGGTTGCCGGCGTCGGCGCGGCGCGCCGTGAAGAACAAATCACGGCCGGCCGCGTTTCACCGCAAATGGTTCGGGCGATGACCATGTCATTGCCTGCCCTGTCAACAAGCGAGGTGCCGCATGACGTCCAAGACGCAGAACAGCGAAGCTCAACAGACCACCGATCGCGCCGCAATCCGCAAATGGGTGGATGAGCGGGGCGGACAACCGGCGACGGTTAAGGCGACCGAGGAGGATGGACATGCCGGCATCCTGCGCATCGATTTCGATCCGCCCGATGACGGGCTCGACCGCATCGGCTGGGATGAGTTCTTCGACAAATTCGACGAGGCCGGTGTTGCGTTCCTGCATCAGGACCGGGCCAAGGACGGTAAGCTGAGCCGCTTCCACAAGTTCGTCCGCCGCTAGCGGATCGCGGGAGGTGGCGAACGACTGGGTGGAGGCGATGCGCGCGGACGATTTTGCGCGCGCCTGGGCTATCAACGACTGCGATCTCGCGGCATCGTCGCATCCGCCCAAGCATATCGGTCCACGTCATCTCCAGCGGATCTGGCGTGGGGAGTCTCTCGCGGGCAAGCGCGTGCTCGTGCGGTGCTATCACGGACTCGGCGACACCATCCAGTTCCTGCGTTTCATGCCGCCTCTCCGTGGCCTGGCGTGCGGCGTCACGGTCTGGTGTCAGACCGAATTGTTGCCGCTGGTGGAGCGCACGGCAGGCGTCGACCGCGCGCTTGCCCTCCATGAGGGGACACCCGAAACCGACTTTGATGTTGATATCGAAATCATGGAGGTGCCGCACGCGCTTAAGTCCGGGCGCGGGCAAATCGAGATGCGGGCGCCGTACTTGACGCTGCCCCAGAAGACCCTGTCGGCGGCGATCGACCGCGGAGCCTTCGCCGTGGGCCTGGTCTGGGAAGTCGGTCAATGGGACAAGCGGCGGGCTGTTCCGCCCGCGTTGCTGCGATCTCTCGCTGTCCCCGGCATAGCGCTTTACTCTTTGCAGAGGGATGCGAGAAAGGAAGACCTCATGCGGGTGGGCGCGCGCGACATCAGCACGTCCGACATCGCAAAGCTCGGTCATCTGCTCCGCCAACTCGACCTTGTCATTTGCGTCGACACCATGGTCGCACACCTCGCGGGCGCACTCGGATGCGAAGCCTGGGTGCTGCTGCACGCCGATTGTGACTGGCGGTGGCCTTCAGCCGGGAGCCGCTCGTCTTGGTATCCGAGCCTGCGGCTGTTTCACCAAAGGACGGCCGGCGATTGGAGCGCCGTCATCTCACAGGTGCGCGAAGCCTTAGAGGAGCGCACGAAGTCCGGGTGAAGGATCGCATGAAAATCGTCAGGCCGGCAGGGCTGCGACTTTGGTCGATACCCGTTGCGCTGGCGACGCGTCCCGGTCGCGCGCCCGAATGCCAAGATAGGCGGGATCAAAACGCGCCAGCCGAACCAATCCAGGCCAGTTCGAGATCACCAAGGTCTTGCCGTGCCATTGCAGCAGGTTGGAGCGGCGCAGTTCCTGGATGGTGCGATTGGCGTGGACGGGGGAGATGCTGCAGGCTGCGGCGAGGTCGGACTGGGTGAAAGGCGAGGACAATATGAAATCCTTCGCAAGCCCGACATTCTGCAGGCGTGTCGTGATCTCGCAGAGCAGGTGCGCCACGCGTGTCAAAGCGTCCCGGCTCCCAAGGTTTATCGTCCAGTTGCGCTGTATGGCGTGATCGGCAAGCAGCATCAGCAGCAATGCCCGCGACATTCGTGGCGACCGGGCCGACAGTTCGCGAAAAAAGCGATGTGGAACCTGCGCGACCACGGCGGGGCCGAGCGCAATCAAATTGCCGTTGATGTGGGGCTGGTAGAGTGTCTGGAGATCACAGATGTCGCCGGGGATTGAAATCGACGTAATCTGTCCATCGGTTCCTTCCGCGTCTTGCCATGAGAGATAGCCCTGGAGCAGCAGACAGCACTGATAACCATCATCGCCATGGCGCAGGATCGCCTGACGTGAACTGACATGTGTGATGGTGCTCGGCATCTGCGCGAGCAGATCGAGGTCGTCCGCGGTTACGTCACCGAGACAGGCCAGATGATCGGCTAGCTTGGAGAACGCAAATCCAGTCTGCATTTGGAGCACCCGATCGCCCGCTGCCCACACCCACTCTGACCAAGTGACAAGGGTTAGGCATTAAGGTTTGATACATTCACGTCGGCTCAGGAGAATAATCGAGATGCAAGTTCCCTTCGGCCATACGAGCGGAGTGGCCTGCGCTTTACCATCCTCGTGGAGAGACTGATCGCCGATGATCTCGCCGACTGCCTGCTTGGCCTTGGCGACAATGCCTTCTTTGAGGTCTCTCGCTTTGCCTATCGCCACCTGCCAAATCGCTGCTGCCCGGGGGCCTGAAGAAGTGGGCGCCGCGGTGCGGTTTCATTCGAAACGCTGTCGGCATGGGAGGGTGCCCAAAGCAGTGAGACTCTCTGCGGCGTGCATGGTTCCTGACATCGTCATCGACGATCCATCGCGATGATCACGCCTTCGTTGCCGCGGAGTAGGATCGACGCGTCCAGCAACGCCTGCGGTTTTCGGTCCAGATGGGTGGACATCAAGAGGTGGCCAAGACCTTCCCACGCCCGCCTTCGTGGTTCGGCAGCGATGTTGAGCGCAATCATCACGACTTGGCCGTCATGGATGCGTCTAAAGGCAAGCACGTCGTCCTGCGACCGCAGCGGCTCGTAGTCCCCCTCGCGAAGACATACATGCTCGCGCCGCAATGCCATCAACGCGCGAAACAGCGCCAACACTGATCGCTCGTCGCCCTGCTGCGCCGACACATTGGCCGAGCCTTCTGGATCGAGCGGCAGCCAGGGGTGGCCGCTGGAGAAGCCGCCATTGGCGCTGTTGTCCCACCGCATCGGCGCGCGCTCCGGATCGCGACACAGGCCGTAACCGGGAACGAGCTTTTCGAAGGGGTCGCGGACCCGATCGGCAGGGATCGAGACCCGCTTGCGGCCGATCTCGTCGCCCATGTAGAGGAAGGGCGTTCCCTTCAGAGTCATCAGGAGCATCGCCAGAACACGGATCTTCGCCTCGCCGATCTTGCTCGCGATCCGCTGTTTGTCATGACCGCCGATCACCCACACCGGCCAGGCGCCTTCGGGCAGGGCGTTGAAATACGCATCTATCGCCGCTTGCAGCGACAACGCATCCCATGGCGTATCGTGTAGCGCGAAGTTGAGAGGCAAATGAAGGCGCGGACGCTCCGTGCCGTAGAAATGACCTATGCGGTCGGTCTTGCCCTGGACTTCTCCGCAGAGCAGGCGCCCCGGATAGGTGTCGATCACGCCACGAATGAACTCGATGCATTGCATCGTCTCCGGCCGGTCGTCGGTGAACACCGGCGTCTGCCGCTGGGGTGGCGGCTTACCTTTTGCTTCCGGGTTCGCCGGATTGTCGCGCAGATGCACGTCCTTGATCAGGACAGCACTGGCATCGACCCGAAAGCCATCGACGCCCCGATTGAGCCAGAAGCACATCACGTCGGCGACGGCGGCGCGCACATGTGGATTGCGCCAGTTCAGGTCGGGCTGTTCGACCAGAAAGGAATGGTAATAGTATTGCCGGCGCGCCTCGTACCATTCCCACGCACTGCCGCCAAAGCGGCTCAGCCAGTTATTTGGTGGACCGCCATTCTCGGCAGCGTCGGCCCAGATGTACCAATCGGCCTTCGCGTTGTTGTGCGAACTGCGGCTTTCGACGAACCATTCATGGTCGTCTGCCGTGTGATTTGGAACCAGATCGAGAATGAGACGGATGCCTTCCTCATGGAGGGCGGCGACGAGCTTGTCGAAGCCATCGAGGCTGCCGAACGCGGGGGCGATGGAGCAATAGTCGGAGATGTCGTAGCCGAGATCGCGAAAAGGACTCCTGTAAATCGGCGTGAGCCAGATCGCATCGACGCCCAGCCATTTCAGATAGTCGATGCGCGAAACAAGGCCGGCGAGGTCGCCCGTGCCGTCGCCGTCAGAATCCTGAAACGAGATCAGCGCTATTTCGTAGATGATCGCTGCCCGCCACCAAGCCTTTTCGTCCAAGTGCTTCGCGGTCATTTTCCTGCTTAATCTTTTCCCTCGCAAACGGGTTGGCCGGACCGGTATCGCCACGCCCGCCTCGCCAACCATGAAGTGACAAGTCAAAGATGGAACGATGGTTGCTATGGGCATCGGTAGGTCGCGGCACCTGGAAGTCCGATTTACAGCGCGGCCGTTGCTGTCAGGGTTGTCATCCTTGAGAAATAAGTCTTCGCATATCGACCTGGAGAGGCAGCAGAATTTTGATCGCTAAACCGGCCGTTGATAGTTCTGCGAGGACGGGGCCAGGTCACGGTTCTCGGTGAGCTATCCGGATGGGTTCGCCACAATGAAAGACCTCAAGCGTGATATGGGGATCCTGGCGACCAGCGGACGTGATTGGACAGATCGCACAAAGCGGCTCGGTGCGCGTGTCCGACCTCGATATCTTCTCGCAGGCGCTCATCGAGCGGTTGAGCGGAAGCTGGCGGATCCGCGAGAACGGGCGAGTTGTGCTGGACGCCATGGAGGGATGTTCCGCTGATCCTCTGCCAGGAATTGAGGAAGCACCAGATTGAGGCCGGCCGAGAGGCCGGCGCTTTGATCCCAGGCGGGAAGGGGCGG is a genomic window of Bradyrhizobium sp. CCGB12 containing:
- a CDS encoding glycosyltransferase — encoded protein: MKIVIFGLTISSSWGNGHATLWRGLCKHLARLGHTIVFFERDVPYYADTRDFFELPSGRLELFASWDEISSCARRHVREADAAIVTSYCHDAVAASHLICSEHRAVSIFYDLDTPVTLARLKAGDPVPYIGSRGLSDFDLVLSFAGGSRIQEDFRRILGAREVRPLYNHVDTDIHRPAPSQPQYRADLSYLGTYSRDRQIALEALLVHAARARQDLRFLIAGAQYPDDFPWSSNMYFVRHLPPSEHAPFFASCRMTLNLTRKAMIDAGWCPSGRLFEAAACGAPLLTDDWPGISDFFAPGDEIMLAHDVGDTLSALTLTDAELQRMARRARERTLTQHTSDKRASELIGLIEQARPGALANDGATV
- a CDS encoding histidine phosphatase family protein, whose translation is MAEIIHLVRHGHHGLLGRTLCGRMNGVTLDDIGCEQMAHCAANVSPRPDLIQSSPQRRCMQSACILAAHFRLPIEIVPALDELDYGEWTGRSFEELVDDSQWSRWNRRRGSSRPPRGESMRALQHRVVGHLKQLRNDHSAGTVIAVSHAEPIRAALLHYARKRLDDFLSIEIDPSSISTLSAERDGFRITGINKRVTA
- a CDS encoding inositol-3-phosphate synthase, which encodes MHSRLQDRRRVRVGIVGVGNCASSFVQGLTYYRNASSNEPVPGLMNVELGGYHISDIQIASAFDVNVSKVGRDVADAIFAKPNNTQRFSDVDQTGVIVQRGPTMDGIGRYLEDDVPIADVPEADVSEVLAMSRTDVLVSYLPVGSQRASEWYAARAIEAGCGYVNCIPVFIASNPDWRRRFEDAGLPIIGDDIKSQVGATILHRVLANLFRDRGVRLDRTYQLNVGGNTDFKNMLERERLTSKKISKTQAVTSQFDVPMHPDNIHVGPSDHVPWLTDRKLAFIRLEGTTFGGVPLSAEVKLEVWDSPNSAGVVIDSVRCAKLAMDRGRGGALTGPSSYFMKSPPQQFTDEEAGRRTRAFIDDKAYT
- a CDS encoding Crp/Fnr family transcriptional regulator; translated protein: MWAAGDRVLQMQTGFAFSKLADHLACLGDVTADDLDLLAQMPSTITHVSSRQAILRHGDDGYQCCLLLQGYLSWQDAEGTDGQITSISIPGDICDLQTLYQPHINGNLIALGPAVVAQVPHRFFRELSARSPRMSRALLLMLLADHAIQRNWTINLGSRDALTRVAHLLCEITTRLQNVGLAKDFILSSPFTQSDLAAACSISPVHANRTIQELRRSNLLQWHGKTLVISNWPGLVRLARFDPAYLGIRARDRDASPAQRVSTKVAALPA
- a CDS encoding alpha-amylase family glycosyl hydrolase, yielding MTAKHLDEKAWWRAAIIYEIALISFQDSDGDGTGDLAGLVSRIDYLKWLGVDAIWLTPIYRSPFRDLGYDISDYCSIAPAFGSLDGFDKLVAALHEEGIRLILDLVPNHTADDHEWFVESRSSHNNAKADWYIWADAAENGGPPNNWLSRFGGSAWEWYEARRQYYYHSFLVEQPDLNWRNPHVRAAVADVMCFWLNRGVDGFRVDASAVLIKDVHLRDNPANPEAKGKPPPQRQTPVFTDDRPETMQCIEFIRGVIDTYPGRLLCGEVQGKTDRIGHFYGTERPRLHLPLNFALHDTPWDALSLQAAIDAYFNALPEGAWPVWVIGGHDKQRIASKIGEAKIRVLAMLLMTLKGTPFLYMGDEIGRKRVSIPADRVRDPFEKLVPGYGLCRDPERAPMRWDNSANGGFSSGHPWLPLDPEGSANVSAQQGDERSVLALFRALMALRREHVCLREGDYEPLRSQDDVLAFRRIHDGQVVMIALNIAAEPRRRAWEGLGHLLMSTHLDRKPQALLDASILLRGNEGVIIAMDRR